The nucleotide window TATTATCTTCATACCCTTTATCAATCACTAATTCCACGTCTGAATCTTTATCAGTTACTTTTATCAACTCTTTTAAATCTTTTCCTTTTATTATCTCTACTAGCTTTTTAGACATTTCACTACTATCATTATCAACGACCTTTACATCTAATACGCTAAGTTTAAGAGGATTTTCATTGGTTAAATTATTAAAATACCCCATAAAACATGCCATAATAATAGGAAATATAATAAAATACGATAAAACTACTGCTCCACTGGAAACCATACTTTTTAGTGTTGATTTTACATAATAAAAAGTTTTCATCTACATCACCTAATTCCTTAATGTTTTTCCTGTTAATGATAAAAATACATCTTCTAACTTTATATCATCATAAGTGATTTTTTTTATTACAACACCACTACTTTCTAGTATTGATAATGCAGTAGAAAGTGTAAACTTAGAATTTATTGTTATAGATAATACATTATCTTCCTCCAAAACCTTCTCTACTCCCTCTATTCCCTTAAGTCTAACTAAAACTTCACCATTAATACCGTCTGCCTCTACTCTTATTTTATTATTTGAAGAAAATGATGCTTTTATCTCTTCTTTATTACCATAAGCAATTTCCTTTCCTAAATCTATTATGAATACCCTTTTACAAAGTTCCTCAATCTCTTCCATATAATGAGATGTGTATAATACTGTCGTACCCCACTCTTTACATATAGTTCGTATAAAAGAAAATATATGATTCCTTGACTGTGGATCTACCCCTACTGTTGGCTCGTCCAATATTAACACCTTAGGATGATGTAAAATTGATACTGCAATATTTAACCTTCTCTTCATGCCCCCTGAAAATTTCTTTACTTTTTTTCTTTTAGTTTCCTCAAGTCCCGTAACTCTTAATGCTTCTTTTATTCTTTCCTTTAACTCTTTCCCTCTTAATCCATATAAGGCACCAAAAAACTCTAAATTGTCATAAGCATTCATCTCTTCTAATAATGCCAAATCTTGTGGTACATATCCTATACACTTTTTTGCCTTAATTGGATCCTGTAATATATCATATCCACATATCTTTACTGTCCCACTATCTGGTACTAATAGTGTCGTCATTATATTTATCAGTGTAGATTTACCTGCTCCATTAGGACCTATAAATCCGAATACCTCTCCTTCTTCTACTCCATAGCTAATATTATCTAACACCAACTTATCATTAAATCTTTTTGTTACGTTCTCTACTTCTATGATAGCCATAAAAATACCCCCTAAAATCTTTTAATCATATAATAAAGTATTTTAGGGGGTATTACTATAACTTAAAGTCACTAAAAAAATGACTTAAGTCACTATTCCATTTTTAAAAGCAAAGATAGCTATCTGTGTTCTATCTCTTAATTGTAACTTTGATAAAATATTTGTTATATTATTTTTTATCGTTCCTTCAGATAAAAAGAGCTGTTCTGCTATTTCCTTATTTGTTAATCCTTTTCCTATTGCTTCTATTATTTTAATTTCTTTTTCAATAAGATTGTATTTATCGATATTACTTTTTATATTCCATCTATTCTCCATCATTTTTGATGCTACATCTGGATGGACAACCATATTACCTTTATAAGCAGTCTTTATACCTTCATAAATCACATCATGAGAACTATCCTTTAACATATATCCAAAAGCACCATACTTTAATGCCTCTTCTATATATTCTTTATCCTTAAAAGTTGTAAGAATTATAACTTTTATTCTAGAAAATTGCTCTTTTATTATTCTCGTCCCCATAACACCATCACAATCTTTCATTCTAATGTCCATAAGTACAACATCTAGATCATTAGTTTTACACACTTCTAAAGCTTCATATCCATTTTTCGCCATATCAACCACTTCTATATCATCATATATAGAAAGCATTAGCTTAAGTCCTTCTCTTATAAGTTCTTCATCATCAACAATTAATAATTTAATCTTTTTCAAAACACTATACCTCCACTTCTTTTGGAACGATTATTCTAACAAAAAAACCTTTTCCACTAACAGATCTCATATCTACAGTAGCCTCTATTTCCTCTGCTCTTTCTTTTATACTCTTAAGGCCAACTCCACTTTCTACTATTTTATATGTTCCAATGCCATCGTCACTAAATGAAATAATAAATTCACTATCTGTAAAATTCATTATCACTTTAATTGTTGAAGCTTTTCCATGCTTTAAAGAATTGGACAATACTTCTTGTGTTATTCTATATAAATGATTTACTTGTTTTGTTGATAAATTCCATTGCCCTTTAGATATAATTACCTTTACTTCTATCCCTGTCATTCTTTGAAAGTTTTTACATACATCTTGTAATCTCAAAATTCCCTTATAATTTTCATATTGATCTGACTTTAATTCCCTAACAGCCCTTTTAACATCTTGAAAACTATCATTAATAAAGCTTCTTAATTTTTTTATTGTATTCTTCATTGTACTATTCTCTTTTTCAGCTATAGCCTCCATAGCTGTCAACTGAATCATCGCCGTAGAAAGCGCATGTCCAACACTATCATGAATTTCCCTAGATATTCTATTTCTTTCCTTTAATAAAGTAATTTCTTCGATGGAATCAACATAGCCTTCCAATTCCTTGTTAACTTCAATAAGCTTTTCCTCTGAAACTCTAAGCTTATCATATAGCTTCTGCGCCTCAAGCTTTGTACTATAAAGTCTTGCTATATAACTTAATAATATGTAAAGTAATTCAATTATAATAAAGTTAATAAAGCTTGCTTCCTTATCCTTTCCAAAGGTAGCCATAATAGCAATAACAATAATTATCACCGCATATATATACTTTACTTTTTTATTATTTAGAGTAAAAATATCTATAATTACTCCAATTAAGTATATTAAAATATATCCCCCAAACTTTAATTGTGCTAAAGGAATTAGTGCTAATTCTATCAATATAGATATTATTTTCTCTATATCACTTTTAAAATAAAATATCCTTATATTATTATTTATAATAAATAATAATATAAAAATAATACTTACTATACTACTATTTTGACACTGAATGAATATTTGAAATAGAAGTATACCAAAAGAAATATATCTTATAAAAATCAATTCTCTACTTTTTTCCATACTCTTCTCCATTTTAATTTTACTTATTTGTTTTATATTTTAATAATTTCTTCATTCTTTTTCAATTACCATATATATCATTAATTTTAATATATTAGATAATCTAAACATAGTAAAATTAATTAGTATATTTGCCTAATATTCTGTATGTGTCGAAGCATTATCTAATGTAGATATTAAGTTTAGTTTAGAATATAAAAAATATTTATTATAGAATGTATAAATTATTTTACTTCTATCCATACTATAATGGTAAAACCAAACTGAATGTAGGAGGAAACGACGATGATGAATCAAAGTAACCAAAACATTCAATCCTCAGAGGCTTACGAAGGAAATGATGCTGGAGATAAGCCACATGACACGTAAGGCTTATAAGACTTAATGTGTCTTATAAGCCGGTAAGGTTTTATAAAAAACGGACCTACTTATATATAATTATTATGTATAAGTAGGTCCATTCTTATTTTATATTTTTATGTGTTAATTTCATAATATCACTATAATTATGAGCTGTAATTACTTCTACAGTATATAAATCATCATTGATTTTATCAATCTTACTAATAACCTCATTTCTGAATTCAATTAAATTTTTAGTTTCATTTACTACTTCTTTAAGGTTATTTTCTACGTTACCATTACTAGAGTTAATTTTTGCAACCTCTTTCTTTATAAATGATACTTCATTCATCAATAACTCTAACTTTTTATCCATATTCTTTACTATACTTATTATGTCTTTATCCAATTTATCACGTCCTTATCGCACAATTATACTATAAGTTTTATAAAAAGGAAATGGGACATACTCTCTATAAAACACACTTTATCCTACTTCTCTTTTAATCTGAACCTATTCAACAAACCTTTCATAATATATATAATAAAAACAATTTATAAAAGGAGTTGATACTGTTGCATTCTATAAAAGATATTATATCAACTGGAACTAGTTATATAAATAATATAAATTCAAATAAGAACTTCTATGATTGCGATCCTTTACTAATTGGAATAGCAAGAAATTCTGTTCACAATAGAAATGAATATAGAACGTTGATTAAATTTGACAACCTTCGTCTTCGTCACATTAAATCAGCATTTTTATATATTTTTTTAAACGGAGTAAGATCTAATACTCACAAAGTTACTATATAATTAAAAGAAAATATAGATGATTTTGATATTAGATCAGTTACTTGGTCAAACGCACCTAGAGTAAATCCTAATAGTGAAATTTGTTTTGATATACGCCCAGAGGATATTGGTAAATATATAAAAATAGATATAACACCAATCATTAATAATTGGATCAAAACTAAAGAAAACTTCGGGGTTACTCTCTTCGATGATAGCAAATGTAATAATTCACTAATCCAATTTTCGTCATTAGATTCTGACAACCCACCTTATTTATCTATATGTTATGACAAAGATCATAAACCATGCCATAAAGTTAAATGTATAACTGGACCTACAGGACCTGCTGGACGTACTGGTGCCACTGGAGCTACTGGGGCTGCTGGCGCTGTCGGTGCCACTGGACGCACTGGGGCTACTGGGGCTGCTGGCGCTGTCGGTGCCACTGGTACCACTGGGGCTACTGGTACCACTGGAGCTACTGGTGCCGCTGGCGCTATCGGTGCTACTGGGGCTACTGGTGCCACTGGGGCTGCTTGCGCTGTCGGTGCTACTGGGGCTACTGGTGCCACTGGGGCTGCTGGTGTTAGTATCACTGGCGCTACTGGTGCTACTGGAGGACAATGTTCTTCTGTATACGGAAAATTCGGAATTACTGGTACTACTGGCGTGGATGGTTCCATTGCTGTTACTGGATCTGTTCCATTAACCAGTCCATTCCATACTGCTAATATAACTTTTAATGAAAATACAACCCCTACAATTATTGATATTCCAGGTGGATATATTTATAGTGTAAGTTGGAGTATGACCTTAAAACCAAATTCTAATGCTTCATTTATACAAGGTGATTTAAATCTTAATAATAGTTCTATAAGCAGTATGCAATTTTTAACTAATTCATCTTCAAGTAATGGTGTTGACTTACAAAATACAACATTACTTCAAGTAGATAATGATTCAACTTTAATATTGCAATATTATGCTCATAAACAACAAAATCAACCTACAGATGTTGAAATAATATGTGCTACTGTTAATATATTCTCAGTATGCAAACTTTAATCTAGTGTCTAAATTTTATATTTAAAATAGAATTACCCCAAATATATTTCTATATTTGGGGTAATTCCATACTGATTTATTCTATAAAGCGGAATGCGAAATCGATATATCGCATTATTTACTATACTATTGTTTTGTGTCACTTTTATGACGAATTTATGAAGAATAGTAATTTTTAACCTGCATTTTCTATGTTTTCTTTTAAGACTATTTCTCCATCTAGTAACTTTAATATTGAATCACCATAATAAGCTGCTGACTCTGCATGAGTTACTTGAACTATCGTAGTCCCAAATTTCTTATTTATATCTCTAAAAAGTTCCATTATACTTTCTCCTGTTTTAGAATCAAGATTTCCTATTGGCTCATCAGCTAAAATTATCTCTGGTTTAAAAAGAAGTGCTCTTGCAATAGCAACCCTTTGTTGCTGACCACCTGAAAGTTCCCTTGGCGTCATTTTACGTTTATCTTTTAATCCAACAAGATCTAAAATATTATTTAAATCTTCTTTATAGTTTTTTATCTTCTTCCCATCCATTAATAAAGGTAATAATATATTATCCTCTATTGTAAGATTAGGTACTAAATTATAAAATTGAAAAACAAAACCTACTTCCCTACGTTTCATTTTAGCTTTTTCCTTTTCTTTAAGAGTACTTATATCTCTCCCATTTATATTTATTACTCCTGATGTTGGATTATCAAGACCTCCTAATAAATATAATAAAGTAGATTTACCACAACCAGAAGGTCCCATTATAGATAAAAAGCTACCTTTTTTCACTGTAAAATTAAGACTCTTCAGTACTTTAACCTCATCATTTTTCCCTAATTTAAAAGATTTATTTAAATTTTTAACTTCAATAGCATTCATAGTAATACCCCCTATTCATATTTCATTTCATTAATAATAGAAAACTTTCTTCCTTTAAATATTGATGGTAGTATAGATAATACAATTAGTATTACAAGTCCTAATGTAAGGTTGGAAATTATTGTGAGATCTAAAGCTACTGTCATATCAAATCCTATTAATTTAATCACATTAGTTACAAGGTTTATAGTTACATGAGCTAACGGTATCATAAATACCATTGACCAGAGTATTGTTAATAATCCTTGATAAAGTAAAAGTCTATTTTTTTGTCTTTTACTCAATCCTAATGAATGAAGCAAAGCTAAATTCTTTTTAGAATTTAAATAACATATATTCATATTATTTAATACACCAAAAGCAGCAATCATAACAGTTATACCTGAAAAGAAACCAAGTACAGTCATCAGATTCTCATTATTCTCTATATTTTCTTGTTTTAATTCTTCTGATGTCGATACTTCAGCTAAGTAATCCCTAAGAGGTTTTTTTATTGCATCTTTAACCTTATTTGCATCACCTTTTGTGTTAGCAATAATCTCAGTACTCATATATGGATTAAATAAATCTATTAGATCACTATTTTTCATCATCATAAAATAACCATTCCAGTATAACTTACCATCAATGACTGAAACTATTTTTACTTCACAACTTTTATCATCAATTTTTAATTTAATAGTGTCTCCTTTATCTAAATTTAAACTTTCTGATACTGATTTTGTAATAATTACTGAAGGTTTTTTTGCTTCCTTTAAAGCCTTATAACTTTCTTTACCTTCATTACTATCCCAAGATAAGTATTTATCATAGTTTAAATATTTATCTTCATCAATACCTATTATAGGAATCATTTCTTTATCTACTTCACTATAAGTAAAATTAACACTTTGTATAGAGTTCTTATCTATATCATCTCTATTCAAAACCTCATTAATAATCTTATCTTTACTATCTAAAATAGGAGTCCTACTAAATGAAATAGATATATCACTTTTCATATCATCATATGCTCCTGATACAACATCTTTTAAACTACTACTAACGGATGTAATAATTATTACTGATAATATAGAAATAATTATTAGTGTTATACTATTTAATAACTCTTTTGATGTTCTTACATTATTAAAAGCTATAGCTATTATTGATGTTTTATCTCTTATAATTTTATGAACTGCTATAGAAATTAAATCGATTATTTTTGGAATTATAAATGCTGAACCTAAAAGAATAATTAAATCCCCCGCCATCGATATATTGATACTTTCCTTAAATTGCAATACCCTACCAATTAATAATAATATAGTTCCAATAATTGCTTTTGTCCAACCTACTTTAAATGTATTATTTAAAGCACCTAGAATAACATCTTTAATTGGTAGCTTTCTTACTTTTAATACTGGTAATAATGATGATATAACAGAAAGTCCAATTCCAAAAGCTAAAGCTACAACTATATAACTTAATCTAAAATTAGGAGTATTAATTATCCCTTCAGCTGCAAATGGTGAAGTGGCATAGGATACTAAATATAAAATTCCATAGCCTCCAAAGAACCCTAATATTCCTCCAAATAAACCATAAGTAAAACTTTCTAAAAATAATATTGATATTATTTTTTTCTTTGTAGCTCCTTGACTTAAAAATGTTCCTATTGTTGGCATCCTTTCTGTAACAATAAGCTTAAATGAACTACTTATAATAACGACACTAACAAGAACTACAATAGAAAGCATTACATAAAATATAGTTATTATTTGACTTAACATGCTATCTATTATATTTTCATCAAAAGCCTTTTCAGCCTTAAAATCTTTATTAACACTATTAAATACTTTTATTGAATCTTTTAATGTCTCCTCTGTACCTGTGGCAAAAACATTATTGTACTTATTCTTCAAATCAAATTTTTCTGATATAAATTCATATGGTACAATAATTGTAAAATTATTTTCTTGATCTTGTGATAAAGTACCTTCATTAGAATATACAGCATAAACGATAAAACCTATTTTTTCTCCATTAACTGAAATTTCTAATTTATCATTCTCTCCAATTTTAAGTTTTTCACTTATTCTTTTTGAAATTATACATTTCTCTCCATCAAAATTATCAAGAGACTTTTCACCTTTTATAAATTGATTTTTATTTATATTTACATTTTTTCTACCTTCAATAGACACTGAAGACATATCATCTTTATAAGAATAAGACCCACTTACTGTAATAGATGGATTTATGTCTTTAATACCATTTTCTTTTAGCTTATCAATACTAAAAAAGCTTTCTCCATTTTTCTCTGTAATTACAATATCTCTTCCCTCAAAAGTTTCCGTAACTTCTTTTGTAACTATATCTGTAATAAGCCCTGTCATACCGTAACTTCCTACAAATAATGCTGTACTTAAAAACACTGCCAATAATAATAGTAAAAACTTACCCTTTTTCTCAGTCATTGATTTTAAGACAAATTTCAAAAAAACCTTCATATAACCCTCCTAAATTCTAGTTTGTGACTTTTATTTCTCCTACACTATTATCAAGATCGAAAGTATATTTATTTGTATCAGAAATTTTAGCATCGATATTACTATAACCAACTCCAGAAGAACTTTTTATTTTTACCGGAGCATTTTCTGGTATCCTTATAGTTACATCTCCAACACCTCCATCGTATACTAGATTTCCATTTACCTCTTCAATATTAATATCACAGTCTCCAGTTCCACTTCCTATATTCATATTTTCAGGTGACTTATTTAAATTTAATCTTATATCTCCTACCCCAGAATTCAAAGTTAAATCCTTTGCATTTATATTATAAATATCTAAGTCGCCAGTTCCACCTTCAAGAGATAAATTTTCACAACTTATCTCTTCCAACTTAATATCACCAACACCATTTTCAAAATATATATCTCCTTTATATTCTTTAGGAATATATATTTCTATCTTTCTACTATAGTTATTTGTACCCAATTTCTTTCCTGACTTTTTTTCTTCAATATTTAAATTCTTATCTTCTTTTTTCATAATGACTTCACCATTTAATGTAGTACTATTTTTAACTATTAGTCTAACATTATTTTCATCAAAACTTTTGCATTGTACATCTGCCAATTGAATGTTTATATTAATATTATCAATATCCTCTAATGATAATGTTTCATCTTTATCTAATTCCGAATTCTTATGGGCAATTTTATTTCTGGGCTCTATACCTACTTTAACAGCACAACTAGTTAATGTTAATGCTAATATTACACCTATAAAAATTGATACAATTCTTTTTTTCATAACATTTTCCCCCATGCATTAATTTATATCTAATTTTAATTTTAATAATTTTGTTGATATTACCATAAGAGCAGTTATTAATGTTATTGCAGCTATAGAAAATAAAATATCAATTTCAACTGATCCTATCTTTAAATATATATACGGCAAAAATATTAAAACTTTATCAATAATCCACGCAGCTGCTGAAGGCAGTATGATTGATGTTATTACAACTAAAACAACTACTATGCCATCATTAGAAATATATGATCCATATACAATAATAAAAGAACAAATGATAATATACATTACTGTAAACGAACCTAAAAGAGAAAGTCCTGTAATAAAAATTTCACTTTCCAATTTTACATTTCCAATAAAAGCTATAAAAGATATCGTTGCAACTATAATTATTTGAACTACCATATGCAATATATATTTGGCACTTAAAAACTCCCAAGCCTTTATCGGCGTTATAAATAATAGTCTACCTTGCCCCTTAGAAATTTCATTACAAAATTCAATAATTAAAAAAATAAATACTACTGTTGTAATTATAGACATAAAGGTGATTAAATCTGCACCTAAAGGACAATTGAAAATAAATATATCTAATATTGCTAAAACAAATAATATACTTAACAATAAAGCATAAAAAATTTTATAACTTCTTAAACTAAACCATAAAATATTTTTTATATTTTTCATCTATTACTCACCTACCCCTCTCCAAAAATCTTTTTATAAACACCTTCTATAGATGTACCATATTTTACTCTAAGCTCCTCAGCATCGCCACTTTCCAAAATCATCCCATCTTTTAAGAAAATTACTTCATCAAATAAATTCTCAAGTTCACCTATAAAATGAGTAGTTATTATCATAGATGAATTTTCATCTATATTTCCTATTATTGCTTCAATAATTTTTTCTCTAGTAATAATATCAATACCTGATATAGGCTCATCTAAAATATATAATGGTACTTTTCTACTTAATGCTAACGCTAAATTTACCTTTTCAATATTTCCCTTTGATAAACTATTAATTTTAGCTTTACTATCCACTAACATTAAATCTACCATTTCATTCATTTTTTCTCGGCTAAAATCTTCAAAAAATTTTCTATAAAATTTCTCTGCATCTTTTACTTTCATCCACTTTGACATTACATTTTTATCTTGAAGAAAAGATATTTTCTTTTTTCTTTCTATAGGTAATATTTCTCCTTCTAATAATATCTGTCCAGAAGATGGATGTAATAATCCAATAATAGTATTTAGTAAAGTAGTCTTTCCTTCACCATTAGGTCCTAAAATCCCCATAACTTTTCCTCGATTTAAAGAAAATGATATATTTTTAAGAATTTCTTTCTTTCCATAACTTTTTGAAAGGTTTGTAACTTCTAATACCTTATCCACCTTTATACCTCCTCATACATCTCATTAATAATTCCTAATATCTCCTCTTTTGAAAAACCAAATTTCTTTACTGTTTTAATAAACTCATAAAATTTATCTTTCGATACTTTTACTTTTAGACCATTAACTTTTTCTATATCTTCTGTGACAAATTTACCTATACCTCTTTTTGTTGTAATAAGTTCATCTTTTTCCAGCTCATTATATGCTTTTACAATCGTATTAGGATTTACCTTTGCATCACTAGCTAACTCTCTTACTGATGGCACCTTTTCTCCCCCTTTCAATTCACCACATAATATCCTCATTTCTAATAAATGCTTTATCTGTATATAGATAGGTTCATTTGAATCTAATTTTAATTCCATAAACTCATCACCTCATCATTTCGTATCACTGTACTAGTAATATAATACACTAATACAATTAATTGTTGAATTTGAGATTAGTTTATATTTTGTTTTTGTAACAAAATACCTTTATTTTGCTTTTTATTACTCTTTTATACTCTAATTATCTATAAGAATTTATAATTATGAAAATTCATAATATTATATACAAAAAATATTCTAAAACTATAGTTCTATCAATATTTTGATGATATAATAACAATTAAGAAGTTGGTATCTTGGCTTTGTATCAATTTTCTTAGCAATTGACGGAAAGTAAGGATTGTATGTATAACTTTCCACTTTCTCAGTTAAACTTAATAATAATTTAAAAACTAGAGGATACCCCTGAAGTATTACTTACAGCCTCTAGAAATATAAATTTTATTACAGATTAACTGATATGGCTAACGTTTTGGACAAGTATAACTTTATGTTTATTATTGAAGAAATTGGCTTAAAAGGTTTTTGGACAAGTTAACTACACTATTCCTATTTGACATAAATAGATAGGACTTTAGCTAATTTACACTTTTGGACAAAACACTTTACTGATATCTGATTTTGGCTTATTGGATATTAAGTGAACAATTTAAAAAGTTTTGGAACGTAAATATTTATAACTTTTCTTTTGGCTTAGGAAAGTTATGCTTTGGCTGAATTGGCTTTTGGATTATTGTTGCAAGATATTTATTTTGGCTTATTAGATATTATGCAACCGCTTATTTAGACATTTGGACACTAACTTTATAAATTTTCTTTTTGGCTTAAGAACATTTGTATGAGTTTGGCTTTTGGAACAAAATTTTTTAAGACTTTATTTAATTAAAGTTTTTATATCTAAAAAACTATAAAAAGCCTAAGAAATAATAGGTGCACATATTATTTCCTTAGGCTTTTTAGTTCTCTTTAATATTCTCTAGAAAAAGTTACATATACTTTTCTAAATCACTCTTAGTTAATGCATAAATTTCAGCATCACCGAAGATTCCACGCTCTCTTAATACTCCCTCTGATATCATTCCACACTTATTCATAACTCTTGCTGCTGCTATATTATTAATATCAATAACTGCTTCTACTCTCTTTACCCTTAAATCCATTAGTGCAAAAATTAAAATTCTGCTTAATGCTTCACTTGCTATATTATTATTTAAATTCTTTTTATCTATAGTAACATTAACATCTAAAACACTATCTGTTAAAAATACTCGTCTCAATTGAATTTGACCTAAAAATTCCTTATTCACTTTTGAAATGATTACCCATTGAGCAAGAAATCCATGACTATGAAGCCTCATCATTTCATTAAAATATGTATTTTTCGACTTCAAAATACTATTTTGGGCATTTTGCATCAAAATTCTTCCATCACCATTTAAAATATGCTCATAAATTTTTTCCTTATATTCGATATTTAATGGTCTTAATATTAACCTTTCTGTCTCTAATTCTGATATATTTTCAAGAAAATTATTTTCCATCATTTCCCCTCCTAATAAATTGATATTTTGTTGAAATATGTTTTAACATATGGTTAAAAATGTGATATTATATAAATATAAATATTATAATTTGTTGAAATATATAATATAATTTACAATATATTTAAATAATTCTTATCTTAATTTTATAAAAAAAATAAGAATAAATCTATAAAATTTTTAACTTTAATAAAATTAGAGCATTCGGGGGTATCAGTAATGATCGTTTTAAAAGAAACTATTTCATCATTATTGTTAAATGAATTAAATAATAATACCAATAAAATAATGCTAATAAAAAATAATGGCAAATTTAACTTAGAGAAATTCTATAGTTATGCTTTAGAAATAGATAATAAAAAACAATATGTATTTAAAAAATTGAAAAAAGAAGTAGTTAGTGAACCTTTTGGTCCATTATTTAGTTGGATAAAAGAAAAATTCTTAGAAAAAAAAGATAATTTAGATTCCATATTGGAAGAATTAAATATATATCCTACTCATAGAGATATAATAAAATCTTATGTTAATACTGGTATTGTAAAAAGAGATGAAGATATATTATATGTAGATTATAGATATGAAAAAAATAAAATGTATGAATCTATATTAAAAATATATAATTATTATAGTAAAGATAAAGAACTTTGGCTTTTGTTAGAAAACTTAAACTTTGCATCTTACTCTACCATTCAATGGTTAAGTTGGTTTCTAAAACAAAA belongs to Clostridium bornimense and includes:
- a CDS encoding ABC transporter ATP-binding protein; translation: MDKVLEVTNLSKSYGKKEILKNISFSLNRGKVMGILGPNGEGKTTLLNTIIGLLHPSSGQILLEGEILPIERKKKISFLQDKNVMSKWMKVKDAEKFYRKFFEDFSREKMNEMVDLMLVDSKAKINSLSKGNIEKVNLALALSRKVPLYILDEPISGIDIITREKIIEAIIGNIDENSSMIITTHFIGELENLFDEVIFLKDGMILESGDAEELRVKYGTSIEGVYKKIFGEG
- a CDS encoding GntR family transcriptional regulator, which translates into the protein MELKLDSNEPIYIQIKHLLEMRILCGELKGGEKVPSVRELASDAKVNPNTIVKAYNELEKDELITTKRGIGKFVTEDIEKVNGLKVKVSKDKFYEFIKTVKKFGFSKEEILGIINEMYEEV
- a CDS encoding GNAT family N-acetyltransferase; protein product: MENNFLENISELETERLILRPLNIEYKEKIYEHILNGDGRILMQNAQNSILKSKNTYFNEMMRLHSHGFLAQWVIISKVNKEFLGQIQLRRVFLTDSVLDVNVTIDKKNLNNNIASEALSRILIFALMDLRVKRVEAVIDINNIAAARVMNKCGMISEGVLRERGIFGDAEIYALTKSDLEKYM